A DNA window from Flavisolibacter ginsenosidimutans contains the following coding sequences:
- a CDS encoding STAS domain-containing protein: MEVKTDTKEKFTVIRVKTQELSATLAAELARPLEELLKGNIRNVVLNLEAVNSVQEEAAESLVRLQQKFYESGASFVVCELQQSVEDFLDNKNLLELMNATPTESEAGDIVQMEEIERELLDEEE; encoded by the coding sequence ATGGAAGTCAAAACTGATACCAAAGAGAAATTTACTGTCATAAGGGTAAAAACCCAGGAGTTGTCTGCTACTCTGGCAGCAGAATTAGCCCGCCCGTTGGAAGAACTGCTTAAAGGTAACATAAGAAATGTGGTACTCAATCTGGAGGCTGTTAATTCTGTGCAAGAAGAAGCTGCCGAAAGCCTGGTGCGCCTGCAACAAAAATTTTACGAATCCGGGGCCTCGTTTGTGGTATGCGAACTGCAACAAAGCGTCGAAGATTTCTTAGACAATAAAAATCTTCTGGAATTAATGAACGCAACGCCAACGGAAAGTGAAGCCGGCGACATTGTGCAAATGGAAGAGATTGAACGAGAGTTGCTGGACGAGGAAGAATAG
- a CDS encoding fructosamine kinase family protein, which produces MQVSAAIQSIIQQKLSEHFSAVRPVQFSGIGGESINETYRISFGAENVFCKLNSVSEFPQLFQKEKAGLELLAKQGILKTPAIIECFEQANSQVLVLEWIQPGEKTEGFWKKFGEQLATLHRISTDSFGLHEDNYMGSIPQSNRQHKTWVDFFAEERLKPMIGRCFHKKLLSKTHRQQFESVEKKLTEIFAEEKPSLLHGDLWNGNFMCNQNNEPVLIDPSVYFGHRSVDLAMTTLFGGFRQPFYEAYHHHFPLPKNHEQQWAVCNLYPLLIHLYLFGGGYLPQIENILRGFA; this is translated from the coding sequence ATGCAGGTCTCTGCCGCAATACAATCAATCATTCAACAAAAGCTTTCAGAACATTTTTCCGCCGTTCGCCCGGTACAATTTTCAGGCATCGGCGGCGAAAGCATCAACGAAACTTACCGGATAAGTTTCGGAGCCGAAAACGTTTTCTGCAAGCTAAACTCTGTTTCAGAATTTCCGCAGTTGTTTCAAAAGGAAAAAGCAGGGCTGGAATTGCTTGCCAAGCAAGGCATTCTAAAAACGCCTGCAATAATTGAATGCTTTGAACAGGCCAACTCACAAGTTCTTGTACTGGAGTGGATTCAGCCCGGCGAAAAAACAGAAGGCTTCTGGAAAAAATTTGGGGAACAATTAGCCACACTTCACCGCATCTCTACTGACTCCTTTGGCTTGCACGAAGACAACTACATGGGCAGCATTCCGCAAAGCAATCGCCAACACAAAACCTGGGTTGATTTTTTTGCAGAAGAAAGACTAAAGCCGATGATCGGTCGCTGTTTTCACAAAAAGCTGCTGAGCAAAACGCATCGCCAACAATTTGAAAGCGTAGAAAAAAAGCTCACCGAAATTTTTGCCGAAGAAAAACCTTCCTTGTTACACGGCGATTTATGGAACGGCAATTTTATGTGCAATCAGAACAACGAACCCGTCTTGATTGACCCCTCAGTTTACTTCGGCCACCGCTCCGTAGACCTTGCCATGACGACTTTATTCGGTGGCTTTCGCCAGCCCTTTTACGAGGCTTATCATCATCACTTCCCGCTGCCAAAAAACCATGAACAACAGTGGGCTGTTTGCAACCTTTATCCCTTGCTAATTCATTTATATTTGTTCGGCGGCGGTTATTTACCGCAAATTGAAAATATCCTTCGCGGCTTCGCTTAA
- a CDS encoding ribonuclease Z, producing the protein MLSVTILGNNSAVPAFNRHPTSQVVSHDGTNYLVDCGEGTQIQMIKYKIRRGKITHIFISHLHGDHYFGLIGLINTFSLLSHKQEMHIYAPAPLQQIIEIQLKVADNILSYPLQFHTLTEPAVLVDNEKIKISCFRTTHRIECYGFLFEEKEGKRKLLIDKVQKQEIPVSFYSSLQAGLDYITPKGKRIPNEDVTANPEKGKKYAFCADTRYDESIIPHIYGADAIYHETTYLDNMRERAVERFHSTTKQAALIARKAMVKKLLIGHFSSKYATLEQFLQETKEVFPNTELALEGVTYNIH; encoded by the coding sequence ATGCTATCGGTCACTATCCTTGGAAATAACTCCGCTGTTCCTGCGTTCAATCGTCATCCCACAAGCCAGGTGGTATCCCACGACGGCACCAATTATCTGGTTGATTGTGGCGAAGGAACACAGATACAAATGATCAAGTACAAAATCCGCCGCGGAAAAATCACGCACATTTTTATTTCTCACCTTCACGGCGATCATTACTTTGGGTTGATTGGTCTCATCAATACCTTTTCGCTTCTTTCGCACAAGCAAGAGATGCACATATACGCACCGGCGCCGCTTCAACAAATCATCGAGATACAACTGAAGGTGGCGGACAATATACTCTCCTACCCTTTGCAATTTCATACATTAACCGAGCCTGCGGTTTTGGTGGATAACGAGAAAATAAAAATCTCCTGTTTTCGCACCACCCACCGCATCGAGTGCTACGGTTTTCTGTTTGAAGAAAAAGAAGGCAAGCGAAAACTGTTGATTGATAAAGTGCAGAAGCAAGAGATTCCTGTTTCGTTTTACAGCAGCCTGCAAGCGGGGCTTGATTACATTACACCCAAAGGCAAGCGCATCCCGAATGAAGACGTAACCGCCAATCCGGAAAAGGGCAAGAAATACGCATTTTGCGCCGATACGCGTTACGACGAAAGCATCATTCCGCACATTTACGGCGCCGATGCCATCTACCACGAAACAACTTACCTGGACAATATGCGTGAACGAGCCGTTGAACGCTTTCACAGCACAACCAAGCAAGCCGCTTTGATTGCGCGAAAAGCTATGGTGAAGAAATTATTGATCGGTCACTTTAGTTCGAAGTACGCAACGCTTGAACAATTTTTACAGGAAACAAAGGAAGTGTTTCCGAATACGGAGCTGGCGTTGGAAGGAGTTACTTATAATATTCACTAA
- the uvrA gene encoding excinuclease ABC subunit UvrA produces MKKTNGTPLNGTEEFIEVYGAKEHNLKNVDISIPKNKLVVITGISGSGKSSLAFDTIFAEGQRRYMETFGAYARQFIGEMERPDVDKITGLSPVISIEQKTTNKNPRSTVGTVTEIYDFLRLLFARAGEAYSYNTGKRMVRWSEDEIVNNIFKRFDGQKITLLAPLVRGRKGHYRELFEEVRKKGFLKVRVDGEVKDLAPKMQVDRYKIHDIELVVDRLKVAKSERTRISQSVQQTLKLGKDLMFVAAHPDLPGGKATDAQPSPKQKTARKAETLKGGELQLGEASPPEGFGEAAIATYSRALMCEDTGLSYEEPSPNSFSFNSPYGACPTCKGLGQVYTVDMKAIIPDDSLSINEGGIAPLGGEREAYIFRQVQQLSRKEKFSLDKPVKDLSPKALNLVLFGKEEAMAEEEVKYDDETISGEVYSGEFEGVVNQVKRWFATSTSEAIQRWAEGFMQLTTCPTCDGTRLKKESLWFKLAEKNIAELSNMDLTQLREWFDDIEKRLSAKQNIIAREINKEIRERLQFLLDVGLTYLTLYRPTRTLSGGESQRIRLATQIGSQLQGITYVLDEPSIGLHQRDNHRLITALQNLRDIGNSVLVVEHDKDIMLAADHLIDVGPKAGFHGGRIMAQGTPKHVLEQDTLTAHFLNGEREIAVPKERRKGNGKCVEIKGASGNNLKNVSVKFPLGKLIVVTGVSGSGKSTLINETLYPLLSVHCYNSKMTPMPYKSVKGLDEIDKVIEIDQSPIGRTPRSNPATYCGFFTEIRTLFASIPEAKIRGYNAGRFSFNVKSGRCEVCEGSGLRTIEMNFLPDVYVHCEKCNGKRYNRETLEIRYKGKSIADVLDMTVEEAVEFFQAVPFIYRKIKVLEDVGLGYITLGQSAVTLSGGEAQRVKLATELAKRDTGKTFYILDEPTTGLHFEDIHHLLEVLNKLVDRGNTVLVIEHNMDVIKVADHIIDLGPEGGNGGGKILFEGTPEDLLKVKESFTGQFLKEELK; encoded by the coding sequence ATGAAAAAAACAAACGGCACGCCCCTTAACGGCACGGAAGAGTTTATTGAAGTTTACGGCGCCAAGGAGCACAACCTGAAGAACGTTGACATTTCGATCCCCAAAAATAAACTGGTCGTTATAACGGGTATCTCCGGCAGCGGCAAATCTTCACTTGCCTTTGATACGATTTTTGCCGAAGGCCAGCGCCGTTATATGGAAACCTTTGGCGCTTATGCCCGCCAGTTCATTGGCGAGATGGAGCGTCCGGATGTGGACAAAATCACCGGACTTTCGCCCGTTATTTCCATCGAACAAAAGACCACCAACAAGAACCCGCGTTCCACCGTTGGAACGGTTACGGAGATTTATGATTTTCTACGGCTCCTGTTTGCCCGTGCCGGCGAAGCCTATTCGTATAACACGGGCAAACGCATGGTGCGCTGGAGCGAAGACGAAATTGTGAACAATATTTTCAAACGTTTTGACGGCCAGAAGATTACCCTCTTGGCGCCGCTTGTTCGCGGACGCAAAGGGCATTATCGCGAGTTGTTTGAAGAGGTGCGTAAGAAAGGTTTTTTGAAAGTAAGAGTTGACGGAGAGGTAAAAGACCTTGCGCCCAAAATGCAGGTTGACCGCTACAAGATTCACGACATTGAATTGGTGGTGGATCGTTTGAAAGTAGCAAAGTCAGAACGAACAAGAATAAGCCAGAGCGTGCAGCAAACCTTGAAACTTGGAAAAGATTTAATGTTTGTGGCAGCCCATCCCGATCTTCCCGGTGGGAAAGCCACCGATGCGCAGCCCTCGCCTAAACAAAAAACTGCAAGGAAAGCAGAGACGCTGAAAGGCGGAGAGTTGCAGCTTGGCGAAGCCTCTCCACCCGAAGGGTTTGGGGAGGCCGCTATTGCAACGTATTCAAGAGCCTTGATGTGTGAAGACACCGGCCTTTCTTACGAAGAACCCTCACCCAATTCTTTCTCCTTCAACTCGCCTTACGGTGCTTGTCCAACCTGCAAAGGCTTGGGGCAGGTTTATACCGTTGACATGAAAGCTATCATTCCTGATGATAGCTTAAGTATCAACGAAGGCGGCATTGCGCCGCTCGGCGGCGAACGCGAAGCCTATATTTTCCGGCAAGTGCAACAACTCTCTCGTAAAGAGAAATTCAGCCTTGATAAACCGGTAAAAGATTTATCACCGAAGGCACTGAACCTTGTTTTGTTTGGGAAAGAAGAAGCAATGGCAGAAGAAGAGGTAAAGTACGACGACGAAACAATCTCCGGTGAAGTTTACAGTGGCGAATTCGAAGGCGTTGTAAACCAGGTGAAGCGTTGGTTTGCCACTTCCACGTCCGAGGCTATTCAGCGCTGGGCCGAAGGTTTTATGCAGCTCACAACTTGTCCGACTTGCGATGGAACCCGTCTAAAAAAGGAAAGCCTTTGGTTTAAACTGGCTGAAAAAAATATTGCCGAATTGAGCAACATGGACCTTACGCAGTTGCGCGAATGGTTTGATGATATTGAAAAAAGATTGAGCGCAAAACAGAACATCATTGCCCGCGAAATCAACAAAGAAATTCGCGAACGTTTGCAATTTTTGTTGGACGTTGGATTGACCTATTTGACGTTGTACCGTCCAACAAGAACCTTAAGTGGTGGCGAATCGCAGCGCATTCGTTTGGCTACGCAAATTGGTTCGCAACTGCAAGGCATCACCTATGTATTGGATGAACCTTCGATTGGCTTGCACCAACGCGACAATCATCGTTTGATAACAGCGCTGCAAAACCTTCGGGACATCGGCAATTCCGTTTTGGTTGTTGAACACGACAAAGACATCATGCTTGCGGCCGATCACCTGATTGACGTTGGGCCTAAAGCTGGCTTTCACGGCGGCCGCATCATGGCGCAGGGCACGCCAAAGCATGTGTTGGAACAAGACACTTTAACCGCACACTTCTTAAACGGCGAAAGAGAAATAGCGGTTCCGAAAGAGCGACGCAAAGGCAACGGCAAGTGCGTTGAAATAAAAGGCGCCAGCGGCAACAATCTGAAGAACGTGAGTGTAAAATTTCCGTTGGGAAAACTGATTGTTGTAACAGGTGTAAGCGGCAGCGGAAAATCGACGTTGATTAACGAAACACTTTACCCGCTTCTCTCGGTGCATTGCTACAACAGCAAGATGACGCCCATGCCGTACAAGTCGGTGAAAGGTTTGGACGAGATTGACAAAGTGATTGAGATAGATCAATCGCCGATTGGCCGTACGCCGCGCAGCAACCCGGCAACTTACTGTGGTTTTTTTACCGAGATACGAACATTGTTTGCTTCCATTCCCGAAGCAAAAATTAGAGGGTACAACGCCGGACGTTTTTCGTTCAATGTAAAAAGCGGCCGTTGCGAAGTGTGCGAAGGCAGTGGTTTGCGCACCATCGAAATGAACTTCCTCCCCGATGTTTATGTGCACTGCGAAAAGTGCAACGGCAAACGTTACAACCGCGAAACACTGGAGATTCGGTATAAAGGAAAATCTATTGCCGATGTACTTGACATGACGGTGGAAGAAGCGGTTGAATTTTTCCAGGCCGTGCCTTTCATCTACCGCAAAATAAAAGTGCTTGAAGACGTTGGCTTGGGTTATATCACACTTGGTCAATCTGCGGTAACGCTGAGTGGCGGCGAAGCGCAACGTGTGAAACTGGCAACGGAACTCGCCAAACGCGATACCGGCAAAACCTTTTACATTCTTGACGAGCCTACAACGGGTTTGCACTTTGAAGACATTCATCACTTGCTTGAAGTGTTGAACAAGCTTGTTGACCGCGGCAACACGGTACTCGTGATTGAACACAACATGGACGTGATTAAAGTGGCGGATCACATCATTGATCTTGGTCCCGAAGGCGGCAACGGCGGCGGTAAAATTTTGTTTGAAGGAACGCCGGAAGATTTGCTGAAAGTGAAGGAAAGTTTTACCGGGCAGTTTTTGAAGGAGGAGTTGAAGTGA
- a CDS encoding putative zinc-binding protein, whose product MNANEFLMEDKPLIYSCSGCSSAAQMANYLAVQMDRKGLAEMSCIAGVGGNVKKLVKTAVSGRKIIVLDGCPLACAKACLQNQGVQPDVHVELTSLGVKKKQHEDFDKQQAAEIFNRLQEEVDLLQPSATACSV is encoded by the coding sequence ATGAATGCGAACGAATTTCTTATGGAAGACAAGCCGTTGATTTATTCCTGTTCGGGATGTTCCAGCGCGGCGCAAATGGCCAACTACCTGGCCGTACAGATGGACCGGAAAGGCTTGGCAGAGATGTCGTGCATCGCCGGCGTGGGCGGCAACGTTAAAAAGCTGGTAAAGACGGCTGTATCGGGCCGGAAGATCATCGTGCTTGATGGCTGTCCGCTGGCCTGCGCAAAAGCCTGTTTGCAAAACCAGGGCGTACAACCCGACGTGCACGTTGAACTAACAAGTCTCGGCGTAAAAAAGAAACAGCACGAAGACTTTGACAAACAGCAAGCCGCAGAAATATTTAACCGGCTGCAAGAAGAAGTTGATTTGCTTCAACCTTCGGCAACGGCGTGTTCAGTTTAA
- a CDS encoding NAD-dependent epimerase/dehydratase family protein, with protein sequence MKKKILITGASGFIGSFLVEEALRKGYEVYAGVRHSSSREFLQQKELRFFELDFSSPQKLKNQLSEFRQNEGGFAYIVHNAGITQAKKLEDFYTVNYGFTKNLADAAIASAQPLEKFVLISSLASYGPGNAEHMRPIDVKDDFKPLSAYGKSKAKATEYVHSLPGLPHLVVYPTGVYGPRDKGFFQFIKLVNKGLEPYVGRHRQSLSLVYVKDLARAVIGLTASEHVNQSYLVSDGKAYDKEQIGIEARRTLKRKTLKIKLPLPLVRTAVKGMDGMYKIFLNRLPFINREKLIEITSANWLCNSEAVWTDLAETPAYDLQKGIEETIGWYKEQKWL encoded by the coding sequence ATGAAGAAAAAAATTTTAATCACCGGGGCAAGCGGTTTTATCGGAAGCTTTCTGGTAGAAGAGGCCTTGCGAAAAGGATACGAGGTGTATGCCGGCGTTCGGCACAGCAGCAGCCGCGAGTTTTTGCAGCAAAAAGAGCTTCGGTTTTTTGAACTCGATTTTTCTTCGCCGCAAAAGCTAAAAAATCAGTTGAGCGAGTTTCGGCAAAACGAAGGCGGCTTTGCTTACATCGTTCACAACGCCGGCATCACGCAGGCAAAAAAGCTGGAAGATTTTTATACCGTCAATTATGGTTTCACAAAAAATCTCGCCGACGCGGCAATTGCTTCGGCACAACCGCTCGAAAAATTTGTGCTGATTAGTTCATTGGCTTCGTACGGGCCGGGCAATGCGGAACACATGCGTCCCATTGACGTAAAGGACGATTTCAAACCGCTTTCGGCTTACGGAAAGAGCAAGGCAAAAGCAACGGAATACGTTCATTCGCTGCCCGGTCTTCCGCATCTTGTTGTTTATCCCACCGGCGTGTACGGGCCGCGGGACAAAGGCTTTTTTCAGTTCATCAAACTGGTGAACAAAGGCTTGGAGCCTTATGTGGGACGACACAGGCAGTCGCTGTCGCTGGTGTACGTTAAAGATTTGGCAAGAGCCGTGATTGGTTTAACGGCTTCGGAGCATGTAAACCAATCTTACCTTGTTTCCGACGGCAAGGCTTACGACAAAGAGCAAATCGGCATCGAAGCAAGGCGCACCCTCAAACGCAAAACGCTAAAAATAAAATTACCGCTGCCGCTTGTGCGCACAGCGGTGAAAGGCATGGACGGCATGTACAAAATTTTTTTGAATCGCCTTCCCTTCATCAACCGCGAAAAACTGATTGAGATCACCAGCGCCAACTGGCTTTGCAACAGCGAGGCAGTGTGGACTGATTTGGCCGAAACGCCTGCTTACGATTTACAAAAGGGCATTGAAGAAACCATTGGCTGGTACAAAGAGCAAAAATGGTTGTGA
- the spt gene encoding serine palmitoyltransferase: protein MIQQALHHKFEKFTAPAELKRAGLYPYFRPIEENRDTEVIIQGKRLLMFGSNSYMGLTNHPKIKEAACKAIAQYGSSCSGSRFLNGTSQLHVELEERLAHFVGKESALIFTTGFQTNLGTVSSLVGRHGVIILDELDHASIIEGSRLSFARVLKFAHNDMDDLESILKSLPKEQIKMIVVDGIFSMEGDVCPLPEIVQLANHYKALVMVDDAHALGVIGENGSGTASHFGLTDEVDIIMSTFSKSLASVGGFVASTKEVIDYLKHNSRPLIFSASIPPSAAAAALAALEIIEQEPERLDALWRNTRYLAKAVRSLGFDTNEAETPIIPLYIRDNHLTFHFTQRLFEEGVFVNPVVSPAVPGDSSLVRMSVMATHTLNQLDEAIEKIEKVATELGVFVERNEGKIV, encoded by the coding sequence ATGATCCAACAAGCCTTGCACCACAAGTTTGAAAAATTTACAGCACCCGCCGAATTAAAGAGAGCCGGTTTGTATCCTTATTTCAGACCGATAGAAGAGAACAGAGATACAGAAGTCATCATTCAGGGAAAGCGATTGTTGATGTTTGGCTCCAACAGTTACATGGGCCTTACCAATCATCCCAAAATAAAAGAAGCCGCCTGCAAAGCCATTGCGCAATACGGCAGCAGTTGTTCGGGGTCGCGTTTTTTAAACGGCACTTCCCAGCTGCACGTTGAGCTGGAAGAAAGGCTGGCTCATTTTGTAGGAAAGGAGTCTGCCTTAATATTCACCACAGGTTTTCAAACCAATCTGGGAACCGTGTCGTCGCTCGTTGGCCGGCACGGTGTGATCATCCTCGATGAACTTGATCATGCTTCTATCATTGAAGGCAGCCGGCTTTCGTTTGCAAGGGTGCTCAAGTTTGCGCACAACGACATGGATGATCTGGAAAGCATCTTAAAATCCCTGCCCAAAGAGCAAATCAAAATGATTGTGGTGGACGGTATCTTCAGCATGGAAGGTGACGTTTGCCCGCTACCGGAGATTGTACAATTGGCCAATCATTACAAAGCCCTGGTGATGGTGGATGACGCACACGCACTTGGCGTGATTGGCGAAAACGGCAGCGGTACGGCCAGCCATTTTGGATTGACCGATGAGGTGGACATTATCATGAGCACCTTCAGCAAATCGCTGGCATCGGTGGGCGGTTTCGTGGCATCTACCAAAGAGGTAATTGATTATTTAAAACACAATTCGCGTCCGCTTATTTTCAGCGCCAGCATTCCGCCGTCGGCGGCGGCGGCCGCGTTAGCCGCTTTAGAAATTATAGAACAGGAGCCCGAACGCCTGGATGCTCTTTGGCGTAATACACGCTATTTGGCAAAAGCCGTAAGAAGTCTTGGCTTTGATACCAACGAAGCGGAAACGCCCATTATCCCCCTCTACATTCGCGACAATCATCTGACCTTTCATTTCACGCAACGCCTGTTTGAAGAAGGCGTGTTTGTAAATCCCGTAGTATCGCCGGCGGTGCCAGGTGATTCATCGCTCGTACGCATGTCGGTAATGGCCACGCATACGCTGAACCAATTGGATGAAGCGATTGAAAAGATTGAAAAGGTGGCAACAGAACTTGGTGTATTTGTAGAAAGAAACGAAGGCAAAATTGTATGA
- a CDS encoding RrF2 family transcriptional regulator, producing MFSKTAEYALRAAIFIAQKSSVQKKLGIEQIARSIDAPPSFTAKILQLLTKDNRIISSVRGVNGGFYIAEEARNLSVRTVLEVIGENKIFTECVLGLKDCTERKPCPMHVQYKPIKEQLIRLFEEKTIGQLAGDLTEGKAFLINTGKQKRKR from the coding sequence ATGTTTTCGAAAACCGCTGAATACGCTCTACGTGCCGCCATTTTTATCGCACAAAAAAGCAGTGTGCAAAAAAAGCTGGGTATTGAGCAGATTGCCCGGTCCATTGATGCGCCACCCTCGTTTACCGCCAAGATTCTTCAACTGCTTACAAAAGACAACCGTATTATTTCTTCGGTGCGCGGCGTGAACGGTGGTTTTTATATTGCGGAAGAAGCAAGAAACCTTTCTGTGCGCACCGTGTTGGAAGTGATTGGCGAGAATAAAATTTTTACTGAGTGTGTATTGGGTTTGAAAGATTGTACCGAAAGAAAGCCCTGCCCCATGCACGTCCAATACAAACCCATTAAAGAGCAACTGATTCGATTGTTTGAAGAAAAAACCATCGGCCAATTGGCCGGAGACTTAACCGAAGGCAAAGCCTTTCTCATAAATACAGGAAAACAAAAAAGAAAGCGTTAA
- the sucC gene encoding ADP-forming succinate--CoA ligase subunit beta, giving the protein MNLHEYQAKELLKQYGVPVQEGLAASTPHEAEEAYRQIKTTYGSPFAVIKAQIHAGGRGKGKIRETGVNGVKVVKNLDEVTDTSSKILGGTLVTIQTGEAGKLVNKILLAQDMYYDGPTERKEFYLSILLDRAKGQNVIMYSTEGGMDIEEVAHKTPEKIFKEWVFPGGGLQGYQARKIAFNFGLKGDAFKNMVKFVTNLYNAYVGLDCAMLEINPLFKAADDKIVAVDCKMNLDDNALMRHPDLANLRDVSEEDPTEVEAGKYNLNFVKLDGNVGCMVNGAGLAMATMDMIKLSGGEPANFLDVGGTANAQTVEAGFRIIMKDPKVKAILINIFGGIVRCDRVAQGVIDAYKNMGNINIPIIVRLQGTNAEEAKKLIDESGLKVQSAIQLSEAAELVNKALAA; this is encoded by the coding sequence ATGAATTTGCACGAATACCAGGCAAAAGAACTGCTGAAACAATACGGCGTCCCGGTTCAGGAAGGATTGGCCGCCAGCACGCCGCACGAAGCCGAAGAAGCCTATCGCCAAATTAAAACCACGTACGGAAGTCCATTTGCGGTGATTAAAGCGCAAATCCATGCGGGTGGCCGCGGCAAAGGAAAAATCCGCGAAACGGGTGTGAACGGTGTAAAAGTTGTAAAAAACCTAGACGAAGTAACGGACACCTCTTCAAAAATCCTGGGCGGCACCTTGGTGACGATCCAAACCGGTGAAGCCGGAAAACTGGTGAACAAAATTTTACTGGCGCAAGACATGTATTACGATGGCCCGACGGAACGAAAAGAATTTTATCTCTCAATTCTGCTCGACCGCGCCAAAGGACAAAACGTAATTATGTACAGCACCGAAGGAGGAATGGACATTGAAGAAGTGGCCCACAAAACTCCCGAAAAAATTTTTAAAGAATGGGTTTTCCCCGGTGGCGGTCTGCAAGGTTACCAGGCAAGAAAAATTGCTTTCAACTTTGGACTCAAGGGCGATGCCTTTAAAAACATGGTGAAGTTTGTTACCAACTTGTACAATGCTTACGTGGGACTGGATTGCGCAATGCTTGAAATAAATCCCTTGTTTAAAGCGGCCGATGATAAGATTGTAGCGGTGGACTGCAAAATGAATTTGGATGACAATGCTTTGATGCGTCATCCCGATCTTGCCAACTTGCGTGACGTAAGCGAGGAAGACCCAACCGAAGTAGAAGCGGGCAAATACAATTTAAATTTTGTAAAGCTTGACGGCAACGTGGGTTGCATGGTGAACGGCGCAGGTCTTGCCATGGCCACGATGGACATGATTAAATTAAGCGGCGGCGAACCCGCTAACTTTTTGGACGTAGGCGGCACGGCTAATGCGCAAACGGTGGAAGCCGGCTTCCGCATCATCATGAAAGACCCAAAAGTAAAAGCCATTCTCATCAATATTTTTGGCGGCATTGTGCGTTGCGACCGCGTGGCGCAAGGCGTGATTGATGCCTACAAGAACATGGGCAACATCAACATTCCCATCATTGTTCGCTTGCAGGGAACAAACGCTGAAGAAGCCAAAAAGTTGATTGACGAAAGCGGCCTCAAAGTGCAATCGGCCATTCAGTTGAGCGAAGCCGCTGAACTGGTGAACAAAGCGCTTGCGGCTTAA
- a CDS encoding response regulator — translation MTTRKKVLIIDDEVDLCLLMKTYFLRKNYEVYIAHTLTDGMSRLSSMTPDYLFIDYNLPDGLGWDKLPELYQRFPEIQYHLISAFRPAMPSELDGAKLTIWEKPISLKSLDNFF, via the coding sequence ATGACTACGCGGAAAAAGGTTTTGATTATTGATGACGAAGTGGACTTGTGTCTTCTGATGAAGACGTATTTCCTTCGCAAGAATTACGAAGTTTACATTGCACACACGCTGACCGACGGCATGTCGCGTTTGAGCAGTATGACTCCCGATTATCTTTTTATTGACTACAACCTCCCCGATGGATTGGGTTGGGATAAACTGCCGGAACTCTACCAGCGCTTCCCCGAAATACAGTACCATCTTATCAGTGCCTTTCGGCCCGCCATGCCGTCCGAACTTGACGGCGCCAAACTGACCATTTGGGAAAAGCCAATCAGCTTAAAGTCGTTGGATAATTTTTTCTAA
- a CDS encoding YtxH domain-containing protein yields the protein MSAKTKLVLGLVGAAAAGVVVGLLLAPDSGTATRRKIADAAGDWTDHLSDLFSSAKEQVDDLKKKGYKAASTASRRAAEVKESYM from the coding sequence ATGAGTGCAAAAACAAAACTTGTATTAGGATTGGTAGGCGCCGCAGCTGCCGGTGTTGTTGTTGGCCTGTTGTTAGCACCCGACAGCGGTACAGCCACCCGTAGAAAAATTGCCGACGCCGCAGGCGATTGGACCGATCATTTAAGCGACTTGTTCTCTTCGGCAAAAGAGCAGGTGGACGACCTGAAGAAAAAAGGCTACAAAGCCGCTTCCACCGCTTCGCGCCGGGCCGCGGAAGTAAAAGAAAGCTACATGTAA
- a CDS encoding phage holin family protein gives MMDDLKAHTAQLKDHVSEYVQTTVQLAKAKATKGASNAVAGAVIGIAAVLLGIFFLAFLFTALAWWLGSLLNSPALGFLCVAGLFLLLIVLIFALRKKVIVPLIRNAIISAVYDKKD, from the coding sequence ATGATGGACGATTTAAAAGCCCACACCGCACAATTAAAAGATCACGTCAGCGAGTACGTGCAAACCACGGTTCAATTAGCCAAAGCCAAGGCTACGAAGGGCGCCAGTAACGCCGTTGCGGGAGCCGTTATCGGCATCGCGGCGGTTTTGCTCGGCATTTTTTTTCTGGCCTTTCTGTTTACGGCGCTTGCCTGGTGGCTCGGTAGTTTACTCAACAGTCCCGCTCTTGGTTTTTTATGCGTTGCCGGTCTTTTTCTTCTCCTCATTGTATTGATTTTTGCCCTGCGCAAAAAAGTTATTGTTCCCCTGATTCGGAACGCCATCATCAGTGCCGTTTATGACAAGAAAGATTAA